Proteins from a single region of Sphingomonas morindae:
- a CDS encoding retropepsin-like aspartic protease encodes MAGSMMAAGLLALLQAAASAPSPAPQAPPAASQASAPQDPSPAPAAPRDPAPDAAAPPVDASTVPGAPASTAVRLHEVDTRMTVPVLINGKGPYRFIVDSGATRTIISGALAALLGLPSAGAVSLHSIGGESRVPAVRIDSLYVGALPAKALVAPVLDAGNLGGLGILGIDTLKGKKMVIDLVRHSMTISPADAYAPRPGSNEIVVTARSRLGQLVLADADAAGQKIYAVVDTGSMVTLGNLTLRDKLVRHRRATPQPVTITDVTGRTIVASSAPIRDLRLGAAHLANVVLAFDDAHAFERFGLAKKPAMLLGMDIMQAFSRVSIDFARRTVRLTRPEEKDAAPIVRLNPEG; translated from the coding sequence GTGGCGGGATCGATGATGGCGGCGGGCCTGCTGGCCCTGCTGCAGGCGGCGGCGTCCGCGCCGTCCCCCGCACCCCAGGCGCCCCCCGCCGCCTCGCAGGCCTCCGCCCCGCAGGACCCGTCCCCCGCCCCGGCCGCGCCGCGCGATCCGGCGCCGGACGCCGCCGCCCCGCCGGTCGATGCCAGCACCGTCCCCGGCGCCCCCGCCAGCACCGCCGTGCGGCTCCACGAGGTCGATACGCGCATGACGGTGCCCGTGCTCATCAACGGCAAGGGACCCTATCGCTTCATCGTCGATAGCGGCGCCACGCGCACCATCATCTCGGGCGCGCTCGCCGCCCTGCTCGGCCTGCCCTCGGCGGGCGCGGTGTCGCTGCACAGCATCGGCGGCGAAAGCCGCGTGCCGGCGGTGCGCATCGATTCCCTCTATGTCGGCGCGCTGCCCGCCAAGGCGCTGGTCGCGCCCGTGCTCGACGCCGGCAATCTCGGCGGCCTCGGCATTCTCGGCATTGATACGCTCAAGGGCAAGAAGATGGTGATCGATCTCGTGCGCCACAGCATGACGATCAGCCCCGCCGATGCCTATGCGCCCCGGCCCGGCAGCAACGAGATCGTCGTCACCGCGCGCAGCCGGCTCGGCCAGCTCGTGCTCGCCGATGCCGATGCGGCGGGGCAGAAAATCTATGCCGTGGTGGATACCGGCAGCATGGTCACGCTCGGCAATCTCACCCTGCGCGACAAGCTTGTCCGCCACCGCCGCGCGACGCCCCAGCCGGTCACCATCACCGATGTCACCGGCCGCACCATCGTCGCCAGCTCGGCGCCGATCCGCGATCTCCGGCTTGGCGCGGCGCATCTCGCCAATGTCGTGCTCGCCTTCGACGATGCCCATGCCTTTGAGCGGTTCGGCCTCGCCAAGAAGCCGGCGATGCTGCTCGGCATGGATATCATGCAGGCGTTCAGCCGCGTCTCGATCGATTTCGCCCGCCGCACCGTCCGCCTGACCCGGCCCGAGGAGAAGGACGCGGCGCCGATCGTCCGGCTCAATCCGGAGGGCTGA
- a CDS encoding right-handed parallel beta-helix repeat-containing protein, translated as MRITIGGVVPLLLCGFAPLAPAAGRTLYVAPGGGDTRTCLSAAEACATIGRAASLTLPGDEVQIAAGRYPGPVWIGRGGSASQPIFYRFAAGARLEHDPSDDVSLFTLDVAAPYVRIVGGEVVGTLRSISYDQAQANYRAEKASGKAPTHQRFNQYCIAVRADHVLISGVYVHDCAGAGIYAQNVDDVEISSNRVERTGWWSIQDPSGIDFHYGRTPAGGGAKGVRIRVNTVRDSANSVPFWQDPLNAKPTDGNGIMVDRAQGLDPRYAGIVLIEGNVVERSGGSGIRAYRSTGVTMNKNIVSGSHSCPVKGANCGDENGELNYNLASGTVTNNTVRAAAGRRALFAYESKVALGGNSFTGPVEVR; from the coding sequence ATGCGTATCACTATAGGCGGGGTCGTACCGCTGCTTCTTTGCGGATTTGCGCCGCTCGCGCCGGCGGCGGGGCGGACGCTCTATGTCGCGCCGGGCGGCGGCGACACCAGGACCTGCCTGTCCGCCGCCGAGGCCTGCGCGACGATCGGGCGCGCGGCGAGCCTCACCTTGCCGGGCGACGAGGTGCAGATCGCGGCGGGCCGCTATCCCGGCCCGGTCTGGATCGGGCGCGGCGGCAGCGCGAGCCAGCCCATTTTCTACCGCTTCGCCGCCGGCGCGCGGCTGGAGCATGACCCGAGCGACGATGTCTCGCTGTTCACGCTGGACGTGGCGGCCCCCTATGTGCGGATCGTCGGCGGCGAGGTGGTGGGCACGCTGCGGAGCATCAGCTACGATCAGGCCCAGGCCAATTACCGCGCCGAGAAGGCCAGCGGCAAGGCGCCGACGCACCAGCGCTTCAACCAATATTGCATCGCCGTGCGCGCCGATCATGTGCTGATCTCGGGCGTGTACGTGCATGATTGCGCGGGCGCGGGAATCTATGCGCAGAATGTCGACGATGTTGAGATCAGCAGCAACCGGGTCGAGCGGACGGGCTGGTGGAGCATCCAGGATCCGAGCGGGATCGACTTCCACTATGGCCGCACCCCCGCCGGCGGCGGCGCCAAGGGGGTGCGCATCCGCGTGAACACGGTGCGGGATTCGGCCAATAGCGTGCCCTTCTGGCAGGATCCGCTCAACGCCAAGCCGACCGACGGCAACGGCATCATGGTGGATCGCGCGCAGGGGCTCGATCCGCGCTATGCCGGAATCGTGCTGATCGAGGGCAATGTCGTGGAGCGGTCGGGCGGCTCGGGCATCCGCGCCTATCGCTCGACCGGGGTGACGATGAACAAGAACATCGTCAGCGGCAGCCATAGCTGCCCGGTGAAGGGCGCCAATTGCGGGGACGAGAATGGCGAACTCAACTATAATCTCGCCTCGGGCACCGTGACCAACAATACGGTGCGCGCGGCGGCGGGGCGGCGCGCGCTGTTCGCCTATGAAAGCAAGGTGGCATTGGGCGGCAACAGCTTCACCGGGCCGGTCGAGGTCCGGTGA
- the ribD gene encoding bifunctional diaminohydroxyphosphoribosylaminopyrimidine deaminase/5-amino-6-(5-phosphoribosylamino)uracil reductase RibD, translating into MAAALALSERGRGRTAPNPNVGCLIVREGVVVGRGWTQPGGRPHAEAMALAEAGAAARGATVFVTLEPCAHVSPRGPACADLLAAAGPARVVAALTDPDPRTAGAGFARLRAAGIGVTIGIGADQAARTMAGFLQRRYQGRAEVTLKLATSLDGCIALASGESRWITGAEARAHAHLERTRAEAICIGGGTLRADAPRLDVRLPGLEARAPRRLLLARTPADLPAGWTWVESPRAAAALAGVDHLLVEGGAGAAAAFLAEDLVDRLLLYRAPLLIGAGRAALGGIGLAGLDAAHGRWRLLDARGLGVDRLELYERRR; encoded by the coding sequence ATGGCGGCGGCGCTCGCCCTGTCCGAGCGGGGCCGCGGGCGGACCGCGCCCAACCCCAATGTCGGTTGCCTGATCGTGCGCGAGGGCGTGGTGGTAGGGCGCGGCTGGACCCAGCCCGGCGGCCGTCCCCATGCCGAGGCGATGGCGCTGGCGGAAGCGGGGGCGGCGGCGCGCGGCGCGACCGTCTTCGTCACGCTCGAGCCGTGCGCCCATGTCTCGCCGCGCGGGCCGGCCTGCGCCGATCTTCTCGCGGCGGCGGGGCCGGCGCGGGTGGTGGCGGCGCTCACCGATCCCGATCCCCGCACCGCCGGCGCGGGCTTCGCCCGGCTGCGCGCCGCCGGCATCGGCGTGACGATCGGGATCGGCGCCGATCAGGCGGCCCGTACCATGGCGGGCTTTCTCCAGCGCCGCTACCAGGGGCGGGCGGAGGTGACGCTCAAGCTCGCCACCTCGCTCGACGGCTGCATCGCCTTGGCCTCGGGGGAGAGCCGCTGGATCACGGGCGCCGAGGCGCGCGCCCATGCCCATCTGGAACGGACGCGCGCCGAGGCGATCTGCATCGGCGGCGGCACGCTGCGCGCCGATGCGCCGCGACTGGACGTGCGGCTGCCCGGGCTGGAGGCGCGCGCGCCGCGCCGGCTGCTGCTGGCGCGAACCCCGGCCGATCTGCCGGCGGGCTGGACCTGGGTGGAGAGCCCGCGCGCGGCGGCGGCGCTGGCGGGGGTGGATCATCTGCTGGTCGAGGGCGGCGCGGGCGCGGCGGCGGCCTTCCTCGCCGAGGATCTGGTGGATCGGCTGCTGCTGTATCGTGCGCCGCTCCTGATCGGCGCGGGCCGCGCGGCGCTGGGAGGGATCGGCCTTGCCGGGCTGGACGCGGCGCATGGCCGGTGGCGGCTGCTGGACGCGCGCGGCTTGGGAGTCGATCGGCTCGAACTCTACGAACGCCGCCGCTAG